The DNA region TGTGAGCTTCACCCCGGCCCTCCCGTCCGCCCGTCCACAGCCTGGCCGCCATGACGTCGTGCCAATTGGTCCTTCCTGAGCTTGCTACAGCTTCATATACTGACTGCAACTCTTTCCCACCCCGCAGGTCGCAACCCAGTACTCTCCCTATGCGCAGACCTCGACGGTCGGCATGTGGATCGATGCCGGCTCCCGCGCCGAGACCGACGAGACCAACGGCACTGCCCACTTCCTCGAGCACTTGGCCTTCAAGGTACGGTAATCCGGGCTCGCCCTCTGCCGTTCCCGGCTAACATGAATACACTTGGGTAGGGCACATCGAAGCGGACTCAGCAGCAGTTGGAGCTTGAAATTGAGAACATGGGCGCCCACCTCAACGCATATACCTCGGTTTGTTGCCGTCTATTCTATTCCGGATACCTTCGTAGAAGCTAATTCTCGAGTGTAGCGCGAGAACACCGTCTACTTCGCCAGGGCCCTGAACGAGGACGTTCCTCAGTGCGTCGATATCCTACAGGACATTCTCCAAAACTCTAAGCTTGAGGAGTCGGCTATTGAGCGGGAACGTGATGTCATTCTCCGTGAGtcggaggaggttgagaagcaGTTGGAGGAAGTTGTTTTCGATCACCTGCACGCCACCGCTtaccagcaacaacccctcgGCCGCACCATCCTCGGCCCCCGCGAGAACATCCGTGACATCACCAGGACCGAGCTTACCAACTACATCAAGAACAACTACACTGCCGACCGCATGGTTCTTGtcggagctggtggtgttcCCCACGAGCAGCTCGTCGAGATGGCTGACAAGTACTTTGCTGGCCTCCCCTCCAAGAGCCCCGAGTCCGCCGCCTACCTCctgtccaagaagaaggccgattTCATCGGCTCCGATGTCAGAATCCGCGACGACACTATCCCCACTGCCAACATCGCCATTGCCGTTGAGGGCGTCAGCTGGAACGACCCCGACTACTTCACTGCCCTCGTCACCCAGGCTATTGTCGGCAACT from Podospora pseudoanserina strain CBS 124.78 chromosome 1, whole genome shotgun sequence includes:
- the MAS1 gene encoding Mitochondrial-processing peptidase subunit beta (COG:O; MEROPS:MER0001229; EggNog:ENOG503NU8R), giving the protein MASRRLALNLAQGLRGRSGGLSVPVRRGLATPHSPALKTQTTTLKNGLTVATQYSPYAQTSTVGMWIDAGSRAETDETNGTAHFLEHLAFKGTSKRTQQQLELEIENMGAHLNAYTSRENTVYFARALNEDVPQCVDILQDILQNSKLEESAIERERDVILRESEEVEKQLEEVVFDHLHATAYQQQPLGRTILGPRENIRDITRTELTNYIKNNYTADRMVLVGAGGVPHEQLVEMADKYFAGLPSKSPESAAYLLSKKKADFIGSDVRIRDDTIPTANIAIAVEGVSWNDPDYFTALVTQAIVGNYDKALGNAPHQGSKLSGIVHKNDLATSYMSFSTSYSDTGLWGIYMVTDNLANVDDLVHFSLREWTRLCGSVTPAEVERAKAQLKASILLSLDGTSAVAEDIGRQIVNTGRRMSPGEIERVIDAITEKDVMEFANKKIWDQDIAISAVGSIEGLFDYARIRADMSRNF